In Phaeobacter porticola, one DNA window encodes the following:
- a CDS encoding sugar ABC transporter substrate-binding protein has protein sequence MKKLLLGTAIGFAAMTGSAFAAEGVTACLITKTDTNPFFVKMKEGAEAKAAELGMTLKSFAGKVDGDHETQVAAIETCIADGAKGILLTASDTSSIVPAVQQARDAGLVVIALDTPLEPIDSADATFATDNFLAGELIGKWAAASLGDEAANAKIAMLDLAVSQPTVGVLRDQGFLQGFGIDLGDPNKWGDETDPRIVGNDITAGNEEGGRRAMENLLAKDPMINVVYTINEPAAAGAYEALKSIGRENDVLIVSVDGGCPGVQNIKDGVIGATSQQYPLLMASKGIEAISAWATTGEKPAPTPGKAFFDTGVALVTDQPAEGVDSIDTAEGTNLCWG, from the coding sequence ATGAAGAAGCTACTATTGGGTACCGCCATTGGATTTGCGGCCATGACCGGCAGCGCCTTTGCGGCAGAGGGCGTGACCGCCTGTTTGATTACCAAGACCGACACCAATCCGTTTTTCGTCAAGATGAAAGAGGGCGCCGAGGCCAAGGCGGCAGAGCTGGGCATGACGCTCAAAAGCTTTGCCGGGAAGGTGGATGGCGACCATGAAACCCAGGTTGCGGCGATTGAGACCTGCATTGCCGATGGTGCCAAGGGCATCCTGCTGACCGCCTCTGATACCTCGTCGATTGTACCGGCAGTGCAGCAGGCGCGCGACGCTGGTCTGGTGGTGATTGCGCTGGATACGCCGCTGGAGCCGATTGATTCCGCCGATGCCACATTTGCTACCGACAATTTTCTGGCTGGTGAGCTGATTGGCAAATGGGCGGCGGCGAGCCTGGGTGATGAGGCGGCGAATGCCAAGATCGCGATGCTGGATCTGGCTGTCAGTCAGCCCACCGTGGGCGTGCTGCGCGATCAGGGCTTCCTGCAGGGGTTTGGCATTGATCTGGGCGATCCCAACAAATGGGGCGACGAGACGGATCCGCGCATTGTCGGCAATGATATCACCGCAGGCAATGAAGAGGGCGGTCGCCGCGCGATGGAGAACCTGCTGGCCAAGGATCCTATGATCAATGTGGTCTACACCATCAACGAGCCGGCGGCTGCAGGTGCCTATGAGGCGCTGAAGTCGATTGGCCGCGAAAATGATGTGCTGATTGTATCCGTGGACGGTGGGTGCCCCGGCGTACAGAACATCAAGGACGGTGTGATCGGGGCCACATCGCAGCAGTATCCGCTGTTGATGGCCTCCAAGGGGATCGAGGCGATCAGCGCCTGGGCCACCACTGGAGAGAAACCCGCACCGACACCGGGCAAGGCGTTCTTCGACACCGGTGTGGCATTGGTGACCGATCAGCCCGCAGAAGGTGTTGACAGCATCGACACTGCCGAAGGGACCAATCTCTGCTGGGGTTGA
- a CDS encoding NAD-dependent epimerase/dehydratase family protein translates to MDQPHFLLTGSTGFVGRAVTQELHAANVPVRHVIRRGTVDRLATLGPQDSVVECDDVFAQPADWWTEVATGCETLLHLAWYAEPGKYQLSPRNFDCLCGTLQIAEGAIQAGVARFVGTGTCLEYDLRGGEVSAQTRLDPQSPYAAAKAACALSLGQLLPQAGMSFLWARLFYLYGAGEDPRRLTAYIHRQLAAGEAADLSAGDQIRDFLDVRDAARLLVREALSARTGATNISSGRGVSVRALAEQIADGYGRRDLLRFGVRPGNPDDPPVVIGLREGDTDAAPPDHVVAKRVGAA, encoded by the coding sequence ATGGATCAGCCACATTTTCTGCTGACAGGGTCTACCGGATTTGTCGGGCGAGCGGTGACGCAAGAGCTGCACGCCGCCAATGTGCCCGTGCGACATGTCATTCGGCGCGGCACGGTGGATCGGCTGGCCACGCTTGGCCCGCAGGATAGTGTTGTGGAATGTGATGATGTCTTTGCGCAACCGGCAGATTGGTGGACCGAGGTTGCGACAGGTTGCGAGACGCTGCTGCATCTTGCCTGGTACGCCGAGCCGGGAAAATATCAGTTATCACCACGCAATTTCGATTGCCTTTGCGGCACGCTACAAATTGCCGAAGGGGCAATTCAGGCAGGCGTTGCGCGGTTTGTCGGCACGGGCACCTGTCTGGAATATGATCTGCGTGGTGGCGAGGTTAGCGCCCAGACGCGGCTTGATCCGCAATCGCCCTATGCGGCAGCCAAGGCGGCCTGTGCGCTGTCACTGGGGCAGCTGTTGCCGCAGGCTGGCATGTCGTTTCTCTGGGCACGTTTGTTCTATCTCTATGGTGCGGGCGAGGATCCGCGTCGGCTGACCGCCTATATCCACCGGCAGTTGGCTGCGGGCGAGGCGGCGGATCTGTCCGCCGGTGACCAGATACGTGATTTTCTGGATGTGCGGGACGCCGCGCGCCTGCTAGTGCGAGAGGCCCTGTCTGCGCGCACGGGAGCAACCAATATTTCCAGCGGGCGCGGGGTTTCTGTGCGGGCATTGGCTGAGCAGATTGCCGATGGCTATGGCCGCCGAGATTTGCTGCGCTTTGGCGTGCGCCCCGGCAACCCTGATGACCCGCCCGTGGTGATCGGGCTGCGCGAGGGTGACACCGATGCGGCCCCGCCTGATCACGTGGTGGCCAAGAGGGTTGGCGCTGCATAA
- a CDS encoding class I SAM-dependent methyltransferase has translation MTALHLPTTPNNPLLNPQDDQSTGAMQLRRNHVLNFVENARFDPDATYYDTSYENSQAHSSQFLSHMKQVLGALTQRYPAGSTLVEVGCGKGDFLTLAHQAGHFTCQGYDTTYTGDAAYIEQRYLGSNDRVPADIVVLRHVLEHIPQPHRFLAMLHQVFGDTDIYIEVPNLDWILQNNTFFDITYEHVNYFSQQALAALFGGKVHDAQLCFGAQYQYIIANLGDLANGFDTAYTGDNWQDIGFDDLFPALERQIDQLEALTGPKGHCFFWGAATKGCMFLWHANRLGRLVGNVPYAVDINPSKQGRWLPGSIKPIHGPDKFYSDARPGDILAISNPAYRDEIVAQLVSRNLDFVEVRCL, from the coding sequence ATGACTGCCCTGCATCTGCCCACCACGCCCAACAATCCGTTGCTCAACCCGCAGGACGATCAGAGCACCGGTGCCATGCAGCTGCGACGTAATCATGTGCTGAACTTTGTCGAAAACGCCCGGTTTGACCCGGATGCAACCTACTATGACACCAGCTATGAGAACAGTCAGGCCCATTCAAGCCAGTTCTTATCCCATATGAAACAAGTGCTTGGTGCTCTGACACAGCGCTATCCCGCTGGCAGCACATTGGTGGAGGTTGGGTGCGGCAAGGGAGATTTCCTGACCCTCGCCCATCAGGCCGGACATTTCACCTGCCAGGGCTACGACACCACCTATACCGGCGACGCCGCTTATATTGAACAGCGCTATCTGGGCAGTAATGACCGGGTGCCTGCAGATATCGTTGTGCTGCGCCACGTGCTGGAACATATCCCGCAACCGCATAGGTTTCTGGCCATGCTGCACCAGGTCTTTGGCGACACGGATATCTATATCGAAGTGCCCAATCTGGACTGGATTTTGCAGAATAACACGTTCTTTGACATCACCTACGAACACGTGAACTACTTCAGTCAACAGGCGCTCGCTGCCCTGTTTGGCGGCAAGGTTCACGACGCTCAATTGTGTTTTGGCGCGCAATATCAATATATCATTGCCAACCTCGGCGACCTCGCCAATGGGTTTGACACGGCCTACACAGGCGACAATTGGCAGGACATTGGATTTGACGACCTGTTCCCTGCATTAGAGCGACAGATTGACCAGCTGGAGGCTCTGACCGGCCCCAAGGGCCACTGTTTTTTCTGGGGAGCCGCGACCAAGGGATGTATGTTTCTGTGGCACGCCAACCGTCTGGGGCGGTTGGTGGGCAATGTGCCCTATGCCGTTGATATCAACCCCAGCAAACAGGGGCGCTGGCTGCCCGGTTCGATCAAGCCGATCCACGGCCCCGACAAGTTCTACTCGGATGCCCGTCCCGGCGATATACTTGCGATTTCAAATCCTGCCTACCGGGACGAGATCGTAGCGCAACTGGTCAGCCGAAACCTGGATTTTGTTGAGGTCCGCTGTCTCTGA
- a CDS encoding class I SAM-dependent methyltransferase, with protein sequence MKCRHCATELSQDILDLGHAPPSNAYLKTAQLRAPEVHFPLRLLFCPECYLVQTEDYAAAEDLFDAEYVYFSSTSRSWLDHATRFCNGAIERFGLTAGSYVVEIASNDGYLLQNFVAAGIPCLGFEPTASTADVARNKAVETRQAFFNTAEAETLRKSRDGRGADLIVGNNVYAHVPDINDFTQGLAALLASEGVISLEFPHLCELVEQGQFDTVYHEHFSYLSLTTVKRILGSVGLRIFDLEKLPTHGGSLRVWACHDAASHETHAAVAAMLRREANATVPQGAGGSQAGASVGVGAVEYYSRLQAQANGAAHALLDFLMRCRDRGETVAGYGAAAKGTTLLNYAGVDRRLLSYIADAAPFKQGRFLPGAHIPVVSPTHLRDNPPDHLLILPWNLREEIAADLTGISAQHGTTLWTVMPRPAPVQTAAHSVTPAYDPALPLSTSKAG encoded by the coding sequence ATGAAGTGTCGACACTGCGCGACAGAATTGTCGCAAGATATTCTGGATCTGGGCCATGCCCCGCCTTCGAACGCCTATCTAAAAACCGCGCAATTGCGGGCGCCAGAGGTCCATTTCCCCCTGCGATTGCTGTTCTGCCCGGAGTGCTATCTGGTTCAGACAGAGGACTACGCTGCGGCGGAAGATCTGTTTGACGCGGAATATGTCTATTTTTCCTCGACTTCGCGCAGCTGGCTGGATCATGCCACGCGGTTCTGCAACGGCGCGATTGAGCGGTTTGGCCTGACAGCGGGGAGCTATGTGGTCGAAATCGCCTCGAACGATGGCTACCTGCTACAAAATTTCGTCGCTGCCGGGATTCCCTGTCTGGGGTTTGAACCTACGGCAAGCACGGCTGATGTGGCGCGCAATAAGGCCGTTGAAACCCGGCAGGCCTTCTTTAACACCGCAGAGGCTGAGACATTGCGCAAGTCGCGTGACGGACGTGGGGCCGATCTTATTGTTGGCAACAACGTCTATGCCCATGTGCCGGACATCAATGATTTCACCCAAGGTCTTGCGGCGTTGCTGGCATCCGAAGGGGTGATTTCGCTGGAATTTCCACATTTGTGTGAGCTGGTAGAACAGGGACAGTTTGATACCGTCTATCACGAGCATTTCTCGTATCTGTCGTTGACCACGGTCAAACGGATCCTTGGGAGCGTCGGCCTGCGGATTTTTGATCTGGAAAAGTTACCGACCCATGGCGGCAGCCTGCGAGTCTGGGCATGCCATGACGCAGCCAGCCACGAAACCCACGCAGCGGTTGCTGCGATGCTGCGCCGCGAGGCGAATGCAACGGTGCCTCAGGGCGCGGGCGGATCGCAGGCTGGTGCCTCTGTCGGGGTTGGCGCAGTCGAGTATTACAGCCGTCTTCAGGCGCAGGCGAATGGGGCGGCACATGCGTTGCTTGATTTTCTGATGCGCTGCCGTGACCGCGGCGAAACGGTTGCGGGATATGGGGCCGCGGCCAAGGGGACCACATTGCTTAACTATGCCGGCGTGGATCGTCGGCTGCTGAGCTATATCGCGGATGCCGCGCCATTCAAACAGGGCCGTTTTCTGCCCGGTGCGCATATCCCGGTGGTTTCGCCAACCCATCTGCGGGACAATCCGCCCGATCATTTGTTGATCCTGCCATGGAACCTGCGTGAAGAAATCGCGGCCGATCTGACCGGGATCAGCGCGCAGCACGGCACCACGCTCTGGACCGTAATGCCGCGTCCCGCACCGGTGCAGACGGCGGCTCACTCGGTGACACCCGCATATGACCCGGCACTGCCGTTGTCTACAAGCAAGGCAGGCTGA
- a CDS encoding GNAT family N-acetyltransferase encodes MTDQPDLTLRVADVADASSLAALSMEVWVGTYLREGVSGFFADYALAELTAAQFETHLANPQEHFIVSQNRVGIDGYIRISRGSPGPVPGCSDVEITTLYVQPRHHGRGIGTALLRAALAHCAEERVARVWLASNAENTPAKAFYLSQGFERIGETQFVIDDQSYLNDVFARRCLS; translated from the coding sequence GTGACTGACCAGCCAGACCTCACTCTGCGAGTTGCAGATGTGGCGGATGCCTCCAGCTTGGCGGCGTTGTCGATGGAGGTCTGGGTTGGCACTTATCTGCGTGAGGGGGTGAGCGGGTTCTTTGCCGATTATGCGCTGGCAGAGCTGACGGCGGCGCAGTTTGAGACGCATCTGGCCAACCCGCAGGAGCATTTTATTGTCTCGCAGAACAGGGTCGGCATTGATGGCTATATCCGCATCAGCCGGGGCAGCCCGGGGCCTGTGCCAGGCTGTTCGGATGTGGAGATCACAACGCTCTATGTGCAGCCGCGCCACCATGGGCGGGGCATTGGGACTGCCTTGCTGCGCGCGGCGTTGGCCCATTGCGCAGAGGAGCGCGTGGCGCGGGTCTGGCTGGCCAGCAATGCCGAAAATACCCCCGCCAAAGCGTTCTACCTGTCGCAGGGTTTTGAACGTATCGGCGAGACCCAGTTCGTGATCGACGATCAGTCTTATCTGAACGACGTCTTTGCGCGCCGATGTCTTTCCTGA
- a CDS encoding ROK family transcriptional regulator: protein MEQEQARSLSGGVNQTGVRVFNERLILSLLQRNGAMPGSALARGTGLSPQTVSVILRKLETDGLLRRGETQRGRVGKPSVPMGLNPDGLFSYGLKIGRRSVEVLLMDVCGAVRQQLRLRYPYPTPTVVFDFLRDSMRQIEAALPSELHPRICGIGVAAPFQLWTWHAQINAPAEALADWQTVDFTSEIARFSPLPVHVVNDATAACRAEHMYGRGKAYRDYAYFFVGAFIGGGVVLNHRVLEGNQGNAGALGSLSTLGPDGREAKLLDLASIHLLEQRLRDAGKDPGQLWQLPMHWSGFDAEVTPWLDQAADAIARASLATCAVIDFEAVLIDGALPDSIRAALVERTRAALSNLDARGLIPPHIECGAIGPNARAIGAASGPVISQYLLDTNSVFNLAL from the coding sequence ATGGAACAAGAGCAAGCCAGATCCCTGAGCGGCGGCGTCAATCAGACCGGCGTCCGCGTGTTCAATGAACGGCTGATCCTGTCTCTCCTGCAGCGCAACGGAGCGATGCCCGGCAGCGCGCTGGCCCGCGGCACCGGCCTGTCGCCACAAACCGTCTCCGTCATCCTGCGCAAACTCGAAACCGATGGGCTGCTAAGGCGTGGCGAGACCCAGCGCGGCCGGGTTGGCAAACCCTCGGTGCCCATGGGGCTCAATCCTGACGGCCTGTTTTCCTACGGGCTGAAGATCGGCCGCCGCAGCGTCGAGGTATTGCTGATGGATGTCTGCGGTGCGGTGCGCCAGCAGCTACGGCTGCGCTATCCCTACCCCACGCCGACGGTGGTCTTTGATTTCCTGCGCGACAGCATGCGCCAGATCGAGGCGGCATTGCCGTCAGAGCTGCACCCGCGCATCTGCGGTATCGGCGTCGCCGCCCCCTTTCAGCTCTGGACTTGGCATGCCCAGATCAATGCCCCGGCAGAGGCACTTGCAGATTGGCAGACGGTTGATTTCACATCTGAAATTGCGCGCTTCAGCCCCCTGCCTGTGCATGTTGTCAATGACGCTACCGCCGCCTGCCGCGCCGAACACATGTATGGCCGGGGCAAGGCCTACCGCGACTACGCTTATTTCTTTGTCGGCGCCTTTATCGGCGGCGGCGTGGTGCTGAACCACCGGGTGCTGGAGGGTAATCAGGGCAACGCCGGCGCGCTCGGCTCCCTGTCGACACTGGGCCCCGACGGACGGGAGGCGAAGCTCCTCGATCTTGCCTCCATCCACCTCCTTGAACAGCGCCTGCGCGATGCGGGCAAAGATCCCGGTCAGCTCTGGCAGCTGCCGATGCACTGGTCGGGATTTGACGCCGAGGTCACCCCCTGGCTGGATCAGGCCGCAGACGCCATCGCCCGCGCCAGCCTCGCCACCTGCGCAGTGATCGACTTCGAAGCGGTGCTGATCGACGGTGCCCTGCCCGACAGCATCCGCGCAGCCCTGGTCGAGCGCACCCGCGCCGCCTTGTCCAATCTCGACGCCCGTGGCCTGATCCCGCCCCACATTGAATGCGGCGCCATCGGCCCCAACGCCCGCGCCATCGGCGCTGCCAGCGGCCCGGTAATCTCACAATATCTTCTGGACACCAACTCCGTCTTCAACCTTGCCCTCTAG
- the rfbG gene encoding CDP-glucose 4,6-dehydratase, whose translation MSGFWQGKQVLVTGHTGFKGAWLTLMLARLGAQLRGLALPAEDNSLFDKAGLADLIPGDICDLRNRDQLAEMFAGYRPDVVFHLAAQPLVRQSYVDPVETWDSNVTGTLNLLELLRDMAGSEVAPMTVVVATTDKVYAPVAGRHAFVETDRLGGHDPYSASKAATELLVASYRQSFLQDLDIRIVTARAGNVIGGGDWAEDRIIPDLVRAIVAEQPLHLRYPAAVRPWQHVLDPLAGYIRLAEVATMGSPDAVPPALNFGPDAQAEKSVADLIAHAKAAYPHADLTVTQDTSGTGHWVETGRLCLCSDAARRSLGWAPRWGFERSVAETMTWYAAVQSSADPREVTEAQIARFEAAA comes from the coding sequence GTGAGCGGGTTCTGGCAGGGCAAACAGGTCCTAGTGACTGGGCACACGGGTTTTAAGGGCGCGTGGCTGACGTTGATGCTGGCGCGGCTCGGTGCGCAGCTGCGCGGACTTGCGTTGCCAGCGGAGGATAACAGCCTGTTCGATAAGGCGGGGCTGGCGGATCTGATTCCCGGCGATATATGTGATCTGCGCAATCGTGATCAGCTGGCAGAGATGTTCGCGGGGTATCGCCCTGATGTGGTGTTCCATCTGGCAGCGCAGCCGTTGGTACGGCAATCCTATGTTGATCCGGTCGAGACATGGGATAGCAACGTCACAGGGACGCTGAACCTGCTGGAACTGTTGCGGGACATGGCCGGATCTGAGGTTGCGCCAATGACTGTCGTGGTGGCAACAACGGATAAGGTCTATGCGCCGGTTGCGGGTCGCCATGCCTTTGTCGAGACAGATCGGCTGGGCGGACATGACCCGTATAGTGCCAGCAAAGCTGCGACCGAGCTGCTCGTGGCCTCTTATCGCCAGTCGTTTCTACAGGATCTGGACATTCGCATTGTCACGGCGCGGGCGGGCAATGTGATTGGTGGCGGCGATTGGGCTGAGGACCGTATCATTCCGGATCTGGTTCGCGCGATTGTCGCAGAGCAACCGCTGCATCTGCGATATCCGGCGGCGGTGCGCCCCTGGCAACATGTGCTGGATCCGCTGGCCGGATATATTCGCCTGGCCGAGGTCGCGACTATGGGATCGCCGGACGCCGTGCCGCCTGCGCTGAATTTTGGTCCCGACGCGCAGGCGGAGAAATCTGTGGCGGATTTGATCGCGCATGCCAAGGCGGCCTATCCACATGCTGATCTGACCGTCACACAGGATACGTCCGGTACTGGGCACTGGGTCGAAACCGGGCGTTTGTGCCTGTGCAGCGATGCGGCGCGTCGCAGCCTGGGCTGGGCGCCGCGCTGGGGGTTTGAGCGCAGCGTCGCCGAGACAATGACATGGTATGCTGCGGTGCAGAGCAGTGCTGACCCGCGTGAGGTCACTGAGGCGCAGATCGCCAGATTTGAGGCCGCAGCATGA
- a CDS encoding dTDP-4-dehydrorhamnose 3,5-epimerase family protein produces the protein MILDQLPLAGAYNVRWSASRDQRGAFGRLFCAESFAKAGLVSQWAQTNLSRSSARGTLRGMHYQTAPFAETKLLVCLTGRIFDVLVDMRPRSASFGRWISLTLDGALGDGVYIPAGIAHGFQTLSEDVMLHYSHSHPYRPAHQAGLHYGDPDLAIDWPLTPVAVSERDRALPCFSRVTDDLQKERAPQ, from the coding sequence ATGATTTTGGATCAACTGCCTCTGGCTGGCGCCTACAATGTGCGATGGAGCGCATCACGCGACCAGCGCGGTGCCTTTGGCCGTCTGTTTTGCGCAGAGAGTTTTGCCAAGGCCGGTCTGGTCAGCCAGTGGGCGCAGACCAATCTGTCGCGCAGCAGCGCAAGGGGAACCCTACGCGGCATGCACTATCAAACCGCCCCCTTTGCTGAAACCAAGCTGTTGGTCTGTCTGACAGGGCGGATTTTTGATGTGCTGGTCGACATGCGCCCCCGGTCCGCCAGTTTCGGGCGTTGGATCTCACTAACGCTGGACGGTGCGCTGGGCGATGGCGTCTATATCCCGGCGGGTATAGCCCATGGGTTTCAGACCCTTAGTGAGGATGTGATGCTGCACTACAGTCATTCACACCCCTATCGCCCCGCCCATCAGGCTGGGCTGCACTATGGTGATCCCGATCTGGCCATTGATTGGCCCCTGACGCCAGTCGCGGTGTCTGAGAGGGACAGGGCGCTGCCATGTTTTTCCCGCGTCACAGATGATTTGCAAAAAGAGAGAGCGCCACAATGA
- the rfbF gene encoding glucose-1-phosphate cytidylyltransferase, protein MKVVILAGGLGTRISEESHLRPKPMIEIGGKPILWHIMKSFGAQGFTDFVICCGYKGYMIKEYFTNYMLHNADICVDMQTGEMALLQKNCEPWKVTMLDTGEMTQTGGRLAQVRPYLNETFCLTYGDGVANVDLQALVQFHHQQGTEATVTAVQPAGRFGSIEIDGTTATRFVEKPAGDHHWVSGGFFVCEPSVLDSIEGPDTIWEKGPVEALAARQQLSVYKHNGFWAAMDTQRDRMYLEGLWETGKAPWKVWA, encoded by the coding sequence ATGAAAGTCGTTATTCTCGCAGGTGGTCTGGGAACCCGGATCAGTGAAGAAAGTCATCTCCGGCCCAAGCCGATGATCGAGATCGGCGGCAAACCGATCCTCTGGCATATCATGAAGTCGTTTGGCGCGCAGGGATTCACCGATTTTGTGATCTGCTGTGGCTACAAAGGTTACATGATCAAGGAATACTTCACCAACTATATGCTGCATAATGCCGATATCTGCGTCGACATGCAGACCGGTGAGATGGCGCTGTTGCAGAAGAATTGCGAGCCTTGGAAGGTCACCATGCTGGACACCGGCGAGATGACCCAGACCGGCGGTCGGCTTGCCCAGGTTCGCCCCTATCTGAACGAAACGTTCTGCCTGACCTATGGCGATGGCGTGGCCAATGTCGACCTTCAGGCATTGGTGCAGTTTCATCACCAGCAGGGCACTGAGGCCACCGTGACAGCGGTGCAACCGGCGGGCCGGTTTGGCAGCATCGAGATCGACGGCACCACCGCGACCCGCTTTGTCGAAAAACCGGCAGGGGATCATCACTGGGTCAGCGGCGGGTTCTTTGTCTGCGAGCCGTCGGTGCTGGACAGTATCGAGGGGCCGGACACCATTTGGGAAAAAGGCCCGGTCGAGGCGCTCGCAGCGCGCCAGCAGCTCTCGGTCTACAAACACAACGGATTTTGGGCGGCGATGGATACCCAGCGGGACAGGATGTATCTTGAAGGGCTGTGGGAGACGGGCAAGGCCCCCTGGAAGGTCTGGGCGTGA
- a CDS encoding glycosyltransferase family 2 protein has product MTDIKLSICVPTFNRARYLESLLQSLQQQMGLFPWPVEVIVSDNASDDETPEVIKSMQGHLRLRCLTQSENIGALRNIQKAMRAATGEYAVYLADDDRLVPEALIRAVAQLDAMPSAVTLYAPWNSVDLVTGDEGGPFYCQPKTMCIAKGDYAGLLRHVLDHSVFAEISIVRVSALRHLTPVANDIAFWAFTVPCEYLGFGDVIFSHEPFYLSVGRHFVGEYRARLGHDEVKIGWDKYRGGLEHLFGMALQQGGVENSQNLRLKAENIITNRMLVALRLRMNQGADPIETYALAARVRGQGQAGLLADRMDQIRLAAALQYICVLLPDVLQAEGVAVIGSCPPATMEALAGIASAPLREVRDAEDIRASDIVFNLGDAGDPLHVAAAQTALVALTEGDLMRKFA; this is encoded by the coding sequence ATGACAGACATCAAACTGAGCATCTGTGTGCCAACGTTTAATCGGGCGCGCTACCTAGAGAGTCTGTTGCAGTCGCTGCAACAACAAATGGGGCTGTTTCCTTGGCCGGTCGAGGTGATTGTGTCGGACAATGCTTCCGACGATGAGACCCCAGAGGTGATCAAGAGCATGCAGGGACATCTGCGGCTGCGATGCCTGACGCAGTCAGAAAACATTGGCGCGCTGCGCAATATTCAAAAAGCCATGCGCGCGGCGACCGGCGAATATGCGGTCTATCTCGCCGATGACGATCGGCTTGTGCCAGAGGCGCTGATCCGGGCCGTTGCTCAGCTTGATGCGATGCCCAGTGCGGTAACGCTGTATGCGCCGTGGAATTCCGTCGATTTGGTCACCGGAGACGAAGGGGGGCCCTTTTATTGTCAGCCAAAAACAATGTGCATAGCAAAAGGCGACTACGCAGGCTTGTTGCGGCATGTCCTTGATCACAGTGTTTTTGCCGAGATTTCAATTGTGCGTGTGTCGGCGTTGAGACATCTGACACCGGTTGCCAATGACATCGCGTTCTGGGCCTTTACGGTGCCGTGTGAATACCTGGGGTTTGGGGATGTAATTTTCTCGCATGAGCCCTTTTATCTGTCTGTTGGCCGACACTTTGTCGGTGAGTACCGTGCGCGGCTGGGGCACGACGAAGTGAAGATCGGGTGGGATAAATACCGTGGCGGTTTGGAGCACCTATTTGGGATGGCGTTGCAGCAAGGCGGTGTTGAAAATTCGCAGAATCTTCGTCTCAAAGCGGAGAATATTATCACCAACCGGATGCTGGTTGCACTACGTCTGCGGATGAATCAAGGAGCCGACCCGATTGAAACCTATGCATTGGCGGCGCGGGTGCGCGGGCAAGGTCAGGCGGGGCTATTGGCAGATAGGATGGACCAGATCCGGCTTGCGGCGGCTTTGCAATATATTTGTGTTCTGTTGCCCGACGTGCTGCAGGCCGAAGGAGTGGCGGTCATTGGCAGCTGCCCACCTGCCACGATGGAGGCGCTGGCCGGTATCGCCAGCGCGCCGCTGCGCGAGGTACGCGATGCTGAGGATATCCGGGCCTCTGACATCGTGTTCAACCTAGGCGACGCGGGTGATCCGCTGCATGTTGCCGCAGCACAGACAGCGCTGGTTGCCCTGACCGAGGGTGATCTGATGCGTAAGTTTGCCTGA
- a CDS encoding cephalosporin hydroxylase family protein yields MTTFAADIPARLDSMRNHEGLQSSAMAFLRASARAEYSYNYHWLGRPIIQYPQDIVAMQELIWQIKPDLIIETGIAHGGSLIFSASMLAQLDMHEAIEAGTMFDPAQSKRRVLGVDIDIRPHNRDAIDAHPMRSRIEMIEGSSIDAGIVQQVKEIAAGYDKVLICLDSNHTHDHVLQELRAYADLTSVDSYCVVFDTLIEDMEDDTYPDRPWGKGDNPRTAVEAYLKENDCFETDEDIHDRLLITVARGGFLRRVK; encoded by the coding sequence ATGACAACTTTTGCCGCAGATATCCCCGCCCGTCTCGACTCCATGCGCAATCACGAAGGATTGCAATCCTCTGCGATGGCCTTCCTGAGAGCCTCTGCACGCGCCGAGTATTCTTACAACTATCACTGGTTGGGACGGCCGATTATCCAGTATCCACAGGATATTGTGGCCATGCAGGAACTGATCTGGCAGATCAAACCGGATCTGATTATCGAAACCGGTATTGCCCATGGTGGATCGCTGATCTTCTCGGCCTCCATGTTGGCGCAACTTGATATGCATGAGGCGATCGAAGCCGGGACTATGTTTGATCCGGCACAGTCAAAGCGCAGGGTGCTGGGTGTCGATATTGATATCCGTCCGCACAATCGTGACGCAATTGATGCGCATCCGATGCGCTCGCGGATTGAAATGATCGAAGGGTCGTCCATTGATGCAGGGATCGTACAGCAGGTGAAGGAGATCGCGGCAGGCTACGACAAAGTGCTGATCTGCCTGGACAGCAATCACACTCATGACCATGTGCTGCAAGAGCTGCGCGCCTATGCCGATCTGACGTCGGTCGATAGCTATTGCGTTGTTTTCGATACGTTGATTGAGGATATGGAAGACGACACCTATCCAGATCGTCCCTGGGGCAAAGGCGACAACCCGCGCACCGCGGTTGAGGCCTATCTGAAAGAGAACGACTGTTTTGAGACGGATGAAGATATCCATGACCGTCTGTTGATCACAGTGGCCCGTGGTGGGTTTCTGCGCCGGGTCAAATAA